In Opitutaceae bacterium TAV5, one genomic interval encodes:
- a CDS encoding xanthan lyase, whose translation MSTTANTRINSTRASYYRPAPAVPADQPAHEADLVIYSANAAGCAAAIQARRLGLTVAIFNPHTHVGGLTTGGLGFTDFGNKDAIGGLALEFYQRLGQHYGCEAEWRFEPSAAEKTLNAWLAEAGVTVHHGHYLKSAAAFEGRVTEIAFTNGARARAPYFIDCSYEGDLMAAAGVTFTVGREGNSTYGETLNGQIVHPKHQFDNPVDPYIVPGDPKSGFLPGIEPGLPEIGAGDHRVQAYNFRICMTQEKDNLVPFPKPEGYDRQAYELLARYLATGWNQVFHKHDRIRGLKTDTNNHGAVSSDFIGGNYAWPTASHEEREKLFQAHVTWVQGLWWFYAHDPAVPAGIQAQVNTWGLAKDEFTDSGNWPNQLYIREGRRMVGDLVMTELHCLSKQKVDDAIGMAAYTMDSHNCRRFVDENGHVRNEGDVQVKLPKPYPIGYRSIIPPRADRVKNLLVPVALSASHIAFGSIRMEPVFMILAQSAAIAVATARRAGDIAVQDVAYSELRPQLDAAKQVLAWDDSKTHAGDGNDSSPIGR comes from the coding sequence ATGAGCACCACTGCCAACACCCGTATCAATTCCACCCGCGCCTCTTATTACCGCCCGGCTCCGGCCGTGCCCGCCGACCAGCCCGCACACGAGGCCGACCTCGTCATTTATTCGGCCAATGCCGCCGGTTGCGCCGCCGCCATTCAGGCGCGCCGCCTCGGCCTCACCGTGGCGATCTTCAACCCGCATACCCACGTCGGCGGCCTCACCACCGGCGGTCTCGGTTTCACGGATTTCGGCAACAAGGATGCCATTGGCGGCCTCGCCCTCGAATTTTACCAACGCCTCGGCCAGCACTACGGCTGCGAGGCCGAGTGGCGCTTCGAACCCTCCGCCGCCGAAAAAACCCTCAACGCCTGGCTCGCCGAAGCCGGCGTCACCGTCCACCACGGCCACTACCTGAAAAGCGCCGCGGCTTTCGAAGGCCGTGTCACCGAAATCGCTTTCACCAATGGCGCCCGCGCCCGCGCGCCGTACTTCATCGACTGCTCCTACGAAGGCGACCTCATGGCCGCCGCCGGAGTCACGTTCACGGTCGGCCGCGAGGGCAATTCGACTTACGGCGAGACGCTCAACGGCCAGATTGTCCACCCCAAGCACCAGTTCGACAATCCCGTCGATCCGTACATCGTCCCCGGCGACCCGAAGAGCGGCTTCCTCCCCGGCATCGAGCCCGGCCTCCCCGAGATCGGCGCCGGCGACCACCGCGTGCAGGCCTACAATTTCCGCATCTGCATGACGCAGGAAAAAGACAATCTCGTGCCCTTCCCGAAACCCGAAGGCTACGACCGCCAGGCCTATGAGCTGCTTGCCCGTTACCTGGCCACCGGCTGGAACCAGGTCTTCCACAAACACGACAGGATCCGCGGCCTCAAGACCGACACCAACAACCATGGCGCCGTCTCCAGCGACTTCATCGGCGGCAACTACGCCTGGCCCACCGCCTCGCACGAGGAACGCGAAAAACTCTTCCAGGCGCACGTCACCTGGGTGCAGGGCCTCTGGTGGTTCTATGCCCACGATCCCGCGGTGCCCGCCGGTATTCAGGCGCAGGTCAACACCTGGGGGCTGGCGAAGGACGAGTTCACCGACAGCGGCAACTGGCCCAACCAGCTCTACATCCGCGAAGGCCGCCGCATGGTCGGCGATCTCGTCATGACCGAGCTTCACTGCCTTTCGAAACAGAAGGTGGATGACGCCATCGGCATGGCCGCCTACACGATGGATTCGCACAACTGCCGCCGCTTCGTGGACGAAAACGGCCACGTCAGGAACGAAGGCGACGTCCAGGTCAAGCTCCCCAAGCCCTACCCGATCGGTTACCGCTCCATCATCCCGCCCCGGGCGGATCGTGTGAAAAACCTGCTCGTCCCCGTGGCGCTCTCGGCATCGCACATCGCCTTCGGATCGATCCGCATGGAGCCCGTTTTCATGATCCTGGCGCAGAGCGCCGCCATTGCTGTCGCTACGGCGCGCCGCGCCGGCGACATCGCGGTGCAGGACGTAGCGTATTCCGAACTACGCCCGCAGCTCGACGCCGCGAAGCAGGTGCTCGCCTGGGACGACTCGAAGACGCACGCCGGCGATGGCAACGACAGCAGCCCGATCGGGCGCTGA